TATAATACACTTTTTCAGATGACTTCATTTGGAGCCAAAGAAATTCGTGAGGGAAACTTTATGCCCACTTTTAAAGTCCAGGGTCAAGTTTATCATTTGATCGGTAATTTACTTCCAGCTGAAGGTGCACAACcagaatttttacaaatatattttgtttctcatgCAGATCAGGTATCTTTGCGCTCAAATATAAACCCAACCTCGCAAACCGACCTTATCGACGCTCTACAAACGTATCTTCACGATcataatacgtatattcaaAGTTTTAAATATAATCTCGAAAATAGACCAACGGATGATTTGAAACTTATTATTCATGCTGATGTGAAACCTCATAACGGGCATCGAGGTCGGTATAATGCACCCATAGTAGATGAAGTAGCTGTTTTTTTAATAGATGAAGACAAAGGTCCCCGAGATATTGTGTTAAATGCGAGAGATGGTCGACTTCAACGAGTTTCTGAAATTCATAGATCTTATGACCCACTTCAATATCCTTTACTGTTTCCCTTTGGAAATGACGGATACTGTATAAATATTCCACAGCAGAATACTGCTGCTAGATCTAAAACTGTATCATGTATGCAGTTTTATTCCTTTAGACTCATGGTTAGAAGTAATGACTTTAACAGCATTCATTATTTCAAAGGGTTATTCAACCAATATTGTGTTGATATGGCAGCAAAAATGATTTCTGAGAGGCTTgactttatcaaaaaaaattgagagcaGAAGAGTTCATTCATTTAAGAGATGCCGTGGTTAATGATGGCAATATAAACGCTTCTAACATTGGCCAGCAGGTTATATTGCCGTCGTCATTTACAGGATCCCCCAGATACATGAATGAGAAAAGTCAAGATGCCATGACATATGTCAGGAAGTTTGGAAGACCAGATCTCTTTATTACATTCACATGTAACCCCGAATggccagaaataaaaattgaattattaccTGATCAAAATTCTTACGACAGACATGATTTGGTTTCTAGAGTATTTCATTTAAAACTCAAGAAAATTATAGacatagaagaaaaatatctttGGACCATCGAAAGCCTTCGTTTACAGCGTAGAATGGCAAAAAAGAGGTTTACCTCACGCCCACATTTTATTGTGGCTGGCGAACAAAGTACAACCAGATTCTATAGATGCAATAATATCGGCTGAAATACCTGATGAACAGCAAGATCCAATTCTTTATAATATTGtcataaaaaatatgatacaTGGTCCTTGCGGATTTCACAATCCTGC
This region of Athalia rosae chromosome 7, iyAthRosa1.1, whole genome shotgun sequence genomic DNA includes:
- the LOC125501892 gene encoding uncharacterized protein LOC125501892, encoding MPRKRTQLSRQTATAKRLRLLRSNETADETMHRLDTQRAINEQSRARETSVERSQRLASQNFRTSPNQQRESSAERSQRLASQNSRTLANRERESSAERSQRLASQNSRTLANRERESSAERSQRLASQNARTLANRERESSADRSHRLAQQNARSARNRTRRQHNSLNSAFAYDCTLDYAELNDTDIGRMDKICNLCQAKKWVAEAPGLCCSGGKVNIPKIPEPTLVFKELISGSHPSSKHFLNHSRQYNTLFQMTSFGAKEIREGNFMPTFKVQGQVYHLIGNLLPAEGAQPEFLQIYFVSHADQVSLRSNINPTSQTDLIDALQTYLHDHNTYIQSFKYNLENRPTDDLKLIIHADVKPHNGHRGRYNAPIVDEVAVFLIDEDKGPRDIVLNARDGRLQRVSEIHRSYDPLQYPLLFPFGNDGYCINIPQQNTAARSKTVSCMQFYSFRLMVRKEFIHLRDAVVNDGNINASNIGQQVILPSSFTGSPRYMNEKSQDAMTYVRKFGRPDLFITFTCNPEWPEIKIELLPDQNSYDRHDLVSRVFHLKLKKIIDIEEKYLWTIESLRLQLQPDSIDAIISAEIPDEQQDPILYNIVIKNMIHGPCGFHNPASPCMKENICSKKYPRHFISETQTGDDGYPTYRRRSPDNGGNTAIIRVKGTEMSVDNRL